In Nostoc edaphicum CCNP1411, the sequence CGCTAACAGCATTCGGCACTGAGTGAGTCTTGTAAACAGCGTTCAATCGTCGCTACAACTGATTGAGAAAGACTATCAAAGTCATAACCACCTTCTAAGCCAAACAGAATTTTACGAGTTATCCCTAGACAATAATCAGTAAATAATGCGTAGTCTTCTGGTTGCAAATTGATACTTGCCAAAGGATCTGCGGCATTGCCATCATAACCAGCACTCACAATCAGTAAATCCGGCTGAAAGTTAGCTAAAAACGGTACGACTTGTGTTTCAAATAATGGCTGATATAGTGCAATATCACTACCGGGGGGTACTGGTAAATTTAAGACATTTTTATGAAAACCGCGTTCTGCCGCTCTCCCAGTACCGGGATAGCAGGGATACTGATGTAGGGAACAGTAGGCGATACGTGCTTCAGCTTCGACGATCGCTTGAGTACCATTACCGTGATGTACATCCCAATCGAGGATGGCGACGCGATTAATTCCGGGTTGATCGAGAGCAAATA encodes:
- a CDS encoding histone deacetylase family protein, with protein sequence MLPVIYSDEFLDHKTGKYHPEKPERLIAIANALKVATFADQISWRSPTPASEQSSLMPSLVRAHSPAYIKKLWQIASSGGGPLDGDTPVSPRSYDVALLAVSAWLDGVEVVLSSANPAFVLARPPGHHAESDAGMGFCLFSNAAIAALFALDQPGINRVAILDWDVHHGNGTQAIVEAEARIAYCSLHQYPCYPGTGRAAERGFHKNVLNLPVPPGSDIALYQPLFETQVVPFLANFQPDLLIVSAGYDGNAADPLASINLQPEDYALFTDYCLGITRKILFGLEGGYDFDSLSQSVVATIERCLQDSLSAECC